TACGGTAGGGCAGCACGGTGCACGGATGCGAGCATTTGCATCGTAATTGCTTGTTGCAGGAAAGTGCACCCAGGAAGAGCACAAATTAACGAGCACTAATCAGTTAAAGCGTGACCACCACGTGCATCAGCGCCCTAGTGCGAAAGAAAATTGTATGAGCTAGTACTACTGTAGGACACTCAACGagtctgctgctggtggttggTGGTCCTGGAAACGGTTTGAGCAATAGCCGCTAacaatgttgatgatgatgatgatgatggagatgGAAAGTGTACACGATGATGGTTTGATGAAACCGATGAAAGAGCTTAAGTAAGGAATGGAGGATAAAAAACAGATTTATGTACACTTTATAATCAGCACGTCTCTTGTAATGAAGTCTACTTTCTGCACTGTTTAGCAAGACAGAAGAATGGCACCCTCCCATTAACCTGTAGCGAAATTGGTCCTTTTTTGCTGCAACACCTTTTGTAAGTAAGTGTcctgatttattttcaatttaaaattaatgctCTAATGGATCACTTTTAGCTTcaaattgttttgcttctggCCGCACGCTCTGCTATCACGTCACGAAAACCATACGCCCATCAGTGCCCTGCACGATCGGTGACATCTTGGCAACATATCGCTCGAAAACGTCGATATCTAGTGGTCCAACACGCACGTTTGTACGATGCTGACCGAACATTTCGTAACCATTTCCACCCGAACCGATCCATGCAGCTATTGCGATCCGATAGGTCGCCTCAGGATCAAGTGGCTCATAGCGTGGAACACGACAGACCCGGCATCTCACATCCACCTGCTGCACTCGTTGGAACGCCGGTCGCGTAAGGTTGAAGGTAACGTGCAGTCCCGAGAATTGCAGCACATCCGCCGTATTGTACCGACTCGCGCTGTATTCAAGCGCATCGAGCAGATACTGACCGCGCAGCTCGAACGTGTCTACCGTGTTTTCGTACGGGATCGCCGTCACCAGATCTTCGTACGTTAGCGTGCCGGGATTGAGCGATGTCCGCAGCCCACCATCGTTCGTGATACCGATGGCAGCGTAAGTCCACTCGTGCTCTGTGCTACCCCGTCCAACATAGAAATCGACGAAAGCATCCGCAACGAAGCTGCCAAAGTTACACTCACCGGTCCGGCAGGCAGGTTTCGAAAGGAATACCTTCGACATACCGACCGGGCGAACGGCAAGTGTGTCGACCTGCGTTCGCCAAGGTACGAGTTCTCGTTCAATTTGCTCATCCTTCGGGAACTGTCCGTTTAGATACTCGGTGTTACCTTCCCAGCGTACTGCTTCACCGTGCTCGTCGAAGTACACCAGTAGATGACCGATGTACTTGGTGAAGGATCCTGCCTGTACGATCAGCACACGGCGTCCGGAGGGCTGCTCCACAACGAACGGATAGCTACCGGCCGGTACATCCGGCCAATCGGTCACGTTCCCTGTGTGTAGTAGTGTGTGCGAGTGACCACCAACGACAACGTCCACCTCGGGACACTCTTGCGCAATGTGCTGATCAATGGCGAACCCACAGTGCGATAGGACCACGATAATGTCTACCCCGAGCTGTTTCAGTGATTCCGCTTCACGATTGATACACTCCACCTCGTCCAGGAAGTGGACCCCATCCGTCATGCTGAGTGTATCCGTAGCGTGGTGTATAACGCCAATCACTCCAATTTTGCGTCCACCTCGATCAAGCACCACACTCTTCTGGTACTTGCCTTGCAGCGTCGGTTCATCCCGATCGTCAATGTTGGCTACCAGCATTGGGCTTCGGATTGCTTCCAGAAATGGTACCAGCCCATCCACACCGTGGTCAAACTCATGGTTCCCGAGTGTCATTGCGTCCGCGGGCAGCAGGTTTAGGAAGTGTGCGGTCACATTCCACCGTAGCAACGTGTACCAGATCGTACCCTGGAAGCTATCCCCTGCATTCAGATAGATTGGGTTCCGTTCGGCGTACTCCTGCTGCAGAGCTTTCACGCGTGCTACTACTCGTGCGTACCCTCCAATACATCGTTCACCCTCGTCCGGTTTGCAGCGCGTTGAAACCGTGTTTGTCTCTTCGAACCGAGCGTGGAAATCGTTCAAATGGATAATCGTTAGCGGGTAGAGCAAATCGTCGGCTTTTCCATTTTGCCCCGGTTTGCTTATCACAACACCTTGCTCGGAAGTGACCACAACACTGCACACCACCAAGagcgttaagccaataagcgTAGCTCGTCCAACGATCCACATCTTGCCAGAGTTGAGCGGGTACTGGCGGTTCGCTGTAGCAATTGTCGTGCTGATAAGCGGCAATCCAGCTGCATGAtagttgtggtgatggtgttgtggtttttggtgGGTGCGATTGAATGAACGATCGAGACAAAGTCGTTGGCGATATTTCGTGGTTCAAGAGTTACCCAATTAATTACGGTAGTCGGTAGGGGAGCTTGGGAGGCGTGATAGCACCCTGACTGACGTTAGTAAATATTGATATCAGACGGCTGATGCTTGTGGGTAATTGATAAGCCGCGTGGATTTGATGCAGATTGATGCATTACAGCTACAGGGCAGAAAGGGTTCGCACGTGAAGATGGATGATGTGAGAATTGAGAAGTAATACCACGCCTTAATACATCACCAAGCATATTATGACGTGTTTTGTCTTTAGCATAATTAAAAGATAAATCAATTTGGAATTTAGATGAGTCAGTAAGTAGGGGACTGCTTTAAATAGTGTCAGTTTGCATCTCCGATGGCAGAACAAAGTGACAACTTGTTAGAACGGAGTTATCGCACACAAAATAACAGCCTCCATAAAGGAAGACCATTAAAGAGTTACACATGGTCCTCCTTGCCTTTGTGAGTGAATCACTTGTTAATAATCTTTCCCGCCTCGCACTGGCAAGTCGTTAAGTGGCCTCAGTAACACGCGACCCGGCGTACCCTTAACAACCACCATCTCCCTCAAACGAATGAtcgtcgtgtgtgtgtaagtaatACGCTTAACCAGGTTATCTGGCAACCCGCTAACAAACACGTTTATATAGTTGGCTTTAGTGtctttttccttcaattttaCTCCGTTTGTCTCGACTATAAGGGGCCTGCGGTGTCTTATCACAAACACTATTCGCGCGCTTCACGCTGGCCAGCTTGTTTGCGTGGAGTCAGTGCGTCTGTGCAGTTGAAGATGAGCAAATCGTTCGTAATGATCACAATCGGTGGATGGTGGACGTATTTTGGCGTACTTTTCGCAGTCACCAGTAGTACCGTGTTGTCTCAACCGTCTGGCTCGGTTGCCGGTGCAGCTGGAGCGGTTATCACGAGACAGCCGGCAGACAGTGCGCTGTTTCCGGTAACACTAATCCATCTGAACGATTTCCACGCTCGGTTCGAAGAGACAAACACGGTTTCCACGCGCTGCAAACCGGACGAGGGTGAACGATGTATTGGAGGGTACGCACGAGTAGTAGCACGCGTGAAAGCTCTGCAGCAGGAGTACGCCGATAGGAACCCAATCTATCTGAATGCAGGGGATAACTTCCAGGGTACACTGTGGTATTCGCTGCTCCGCTGGAATGTGACCGCACACTTTCTTAATCTACTTCCTGCGGATGTAATGACACTCGGGAACCATGAGTTCGAGCATGGAATAGCCGGTTTGGTACCGTTCCTGGATGTGATTGAAAGTCCCATAGTGGTGGCAAACATTGACGATCGGGATGAACCGACGCTGCAAGGCAAGTACACAAAAAGTGTGGTACTTGATCGAGGTGGACGCAAAATCGGTGTAATTGGTGTTATTCATCATCTAACCAACACGATGGGCATGACGGAGCGATTGCGATTTCTGGATGAAGTGGAACAGTTACGGATCGAGATCGATCGCTTGAAGGGTGCAGGTGTCCAACACATTATAGTACTTTCCCATTGTGGGCTAGAGATCGATCGTACTATTGCTCGCGAGCTGCCAGATGTGGATGTGATCGTTGGAGGACATTCGCATACGTTCCTGTACAATGGTAGTACACAAGGGTTCCCTGATACTGCAGAAGACACGTACCCGATTGTGGTAGAACATCCCGGAGGTTGTACGACACTGATTGTACAGGCGGCATCGTATGCGAAGTACGTTGGACGAATTACGGTGTACTTCGATGAGGAAGGTAATGTGCGAGAATGGGAAGGGAATCCCGAGTTTCTGGACAGCACGGTACAGCCAGATGCGGAGGTTTTGGAACAGTTGGTACCGTGGAGGGAACAGGTTAACGTGCAAGCTAACCGTCAGATAGGTTACTCAGCGGTGAGGCTCGATAAATCCGACTGTTCTCGGAGTGAGTGTAACTTTGGCAACTTCCTTACGGATGCGTACATCGACTATTTTGCAACGCAGGCACGGGATGCTCCCAAAGAGGACCAATGGACGGAAGTGGCGATCGCGTTCAATACGGGTGGAGGTATGAGAACGTCCCTGTTTGCTGGAAATCTTACCTACGATGATCTAGTGACGGCCGTACCGTTTGAAGATACAGTTGATAGCTTCGATTTGGAGGGACGGTATCTCCTGGAGGCGTTGGAGCACAGTGCTACCAAGTACGGGTCGTCCGATATGATGCAAATGTCAGGCATGAAGGTGACGTACGATATGCGTCGTCCGATCGGAAGCCGGGTCGTCTCGGTGAGCTTAAGATGTCGCTTTTGCCAGGTCCCAAAGTATGAGCCGCTCGATCCGGAGAAGGTTTATCGGGTAGCAACTGGGGCGTACATACGGAAGGGAGGCAGTGGCTACACGATGATTCCAGAGAAGGCCACAAATTTGTTGACCGGTCCGATAGATATTGTCGTGCTGGAACAGTATGTACGCAAGATGACACCCATCATTAGTGGAACCGAGGGACGTATTACCGTTATCGAGTGAATAAAACGGCAGgaaatttgattttcaatATGAAAGCGCTTTGTTCGTTTAAATTTGATCTTGGCGGTGGTGGGTGAGTGAAGATGACGTGACTTTGTTGACTTTAAATCCAGCTTATAGCGAGTGTGCGCCACGACGTCCGTTattatcaacaatagatcCCCCAAAGAAGGAAGTTTTTGGGTTCTACCGTTCCTAGACGACCTTGCCCAAACTCTGTCTTGTGCATAGCTCATCTTCGTTTCCATTCTCAAGAACATGCGTCCCTCAATTATCACGTCACCTTTCACTCAAATTCTTTTCAAAGTCTCATCCAAGGAAGGCCCCACTTCGGTAGCTGTTAATGTGCCGGTGCGATGCGCTCGTGAGATTTGAATCCCCGATGGAGCATGCCGATAACTTCATTGAACAGTGAACAGTGATTTCGTGCTCTTACGGTTCGACGTCATACATCCCTCATGCAGCCTTCACCCAGCCACCCTGTATCCGTCAGTCAAGGTTCGATAGCTTTCGATAAAGTTGTTCTACATCAACATCCCTTGGTGGTGTGGTCGCCTCAAACGCCTGTTTTCTTGGTTGCCAAACATAAACACAAGTTGCAAGTTGTTCACGCCACAAAAGGGAAGCACAATAAAGATGAGCCGGAGACTTTGGCACACAGTTAGAAGGGCAGCAGTTTTGTCTGGGTGGGATGATAAAGTTCCGTTCGTTGtgcattaaaattttccactcGTTTGGCTTCCCATTTACGGGTATGGGCGAATCCAAACGACGTCCTGACTTGTCGCATTGACGCCGCCCGCTGGGCTGACTTTTGTTTTagctttcaaatttgtttccaaCTTGTTTTGAATGTGGGACTCGCTCCCGGGGACGGTTGGGGCAGCACAAGATATTGCTTCGAAAATGTTTTGGGGCCTCCCCGTGGTTTTTGACGAATAGTCATGTGCAAGATCAAAATTGTGAACATTGAATGGGGGCTCAATTAAC
This genomic window from Anopheles maculipalpis chromosome 2RL, idAnoMacuDA_375_x, whole genome shotgun sequence contains:
- the LOC126557595 gene encoding apyrase-like is translated as MWIVGRATLIGLTLLVVCSVVVTSEQGVVISKPGQNGKADDLLYPLTIIHLNDFHARFEETNTVSTRCKPDEGERCIGGYARVVARVKALQQEYAERNPIYLNAGDSFQGTIWYTLLRWNVTAHFLNLLPADAMTLGNHEFDHGVDGLVPFLEAIRSPMLVANIDDRDEPTLQGKYQKSVVLDRGGRKIGVIGVIHHATDTLSMTDGVHFLDEVECINREAESLKQLGVDIIVVLSHCGFAIDQHIAQECPEVDVVVGGHSHTLLHTGNVTDWPDVPAGSYPFVVEQPSGRRVLIVQAGSFTKYIGHLLVYFDEHGEAVRWEGNTEYLNGQFPKDEQIERELVPWRTQVDTLAVRPVGMSKVFLSKPACRTGECNFGSFVADAFVDFYVGRGSTEHEWTYAAIGITNDGGLRTSLNPGTLTYEDLVTAIPYENTVDTFELRGQYLLDALEYSASRYNTADVLQFSGLHVTFNLTRPAFQRVQQVDVRCRVCRVPRYEPLDPEATYRIAIAAWIGSGGNGYEMFGQHRTNVRVGPLDIDVFERYVAKMSPIVQGTDGRMVFVT